From Neomonachus schauinslandi chromosome 4, ASM220157v2, whole genome shotgun sequence:
AGtaatttgtctaaggtcacatCCCTGGTAAGTGGTGGATCTAGGAGTATGTCTCTTCCAGGTTCTGGTCTTTCCACCAGAGCGTACTGCCCCTGGCTTCTTAGAAGACATGCTGGCTTAgtaatcagggcacctgggtttCCGTTCAGCTTGCCCTTGAGCCAGTCATGGTACTCCCTGTATTTGTCTCCCTTGGAAAATAAAGGACAGTACCTGTTTCACACCTACAAGGCTTTTGTAGTTCAGAGGCTGATCTAGCCAGACTTCTCAAGAGCGACTGGAGGTAGCCTGATTTAGGGGACACAGCTCGTGGCCTGCAGTCAGGTGTTCTGCCAGTCAGATGGTGTGTGGCAGGTTAACTCCCACCCCAGGCTTGCTTCCCATCTGTGAAAGGAGGGATGGACAGGCGGGCCCCAAGTCCTCCTGTTCTAAACTTCCATGATTCTGTATCGTCCTCAAACTCTTCTGTGACTCGAACATTTATGAAGAGTTTAAAGTTAATTGGTTCTCTATTCCTGAAATCTCGTTTTAAAAAGTGCTTACATTAGGCTAGCCCTCCAACTTCCATAAATCAGCTTACGGAGcacagatttaaaattaaaaaaaggtgagtgggaggtacaggcttccagttatggaacgaATGGgacacagggataaaaggtacagcacagggaatatagtcaatggcatGTACtagtgtatggtgacagatggcgggtacacttgtggtgagcacagcgtCAAGTATTACTGAGTCACTATAGTGTACGCCTGAAATGAATGGAAccctgtgtgtcaactatacttcagttaagaattaaattttttaaaatattaagacaaATTTGCACAAATTCTAAGTGCTCATCTATTTGGGGCTAACTCGATTAGACAGACATAAATAATTCAGTTTTGTTTACTGAAATCACTTCCGTCTAGGCAGAGGCCATGCAGTTGTGATGGGAACGGCACAGGTGTTGGTCAATACTCGGATTCTAGTTCTGACACTGGGCATCCTCAAGTTGCTGAATGGAgcttcaggttcctcatctgtaaaagaagaACAGCACCCACCTTGCACAGTTTAAGGTATGAAAAGGATATATAAAAGTGCCTCACAGCACAGTGGTATGTGGCAGGCCCTCAACAAATAAATGAGCAGACCATTAAAAGCAGAGTGCGCACATCATCTGATAATGTACAGAGCAAATGACTCAAAGAAACACTCAGCTACAAAGCCGCTCAGGGACGGCCACTGCCTGGAAGTACGCTGGGAACCATGAATCAActctgcacattagaatcatctacGGAGCTTTAAAATGCACGAtgcccaggccacaccccagaCCCTAACCAGAACTGGGTGGGACCAAAGTGTAGCCAAGGGGAAGGTCCCCTGACTTACAATCCAGCCTTTCTAGGTTTGATGTCAGAATGTGCATCTCCTGGCCCAAATGCTGGGCCCAGAGTGCCAGCGGTAGGTCTGGGGGCCATCAGGGCTTGCCACATACATTAGGAAACCTGATGGTGTGTGCTTGGGCAGTAACTGTGGGAGCAGTAACACCCTGCTGGGAAGCAACTGGCTAAGACAAGAAGTGCAGTATGCTGGGGTGGCTCAAGTCTGATCCTGGTTTCCCACAGAATTCAGGCAGACACCTTGGTATGTGCCCCCTGGCGTGGCTCTAGGACCCAGCTCTGCTCCCAGGACAAGCTCACCGTGACACCGGAAGCCTGCTATCCCTCACACCTGGGGGAGGAAATGGTTTCAAACATACTCCCAGCCACCAAaggtagggtttttttgtttgagtAGAGTGTAGAAatagtagaaaaagaaaggacagaagaaTCTCAGGTAGGAAGCTGCTCACGGTGAAAACGGCAGGCCTTACCACCGTTCATGAACAGGCAAGGCTCGTCCCGGTAGCCTGACTTTATTCAATGAGCAGAACAGGATCTCGGCGCTCAGCCGCCTCAATAGGGCCACATCTCTGGAGGTGGTGTTTTGGGCGATTAGCTAATTCTATCAACTTTCTATGTAGCTTAGACTATGGAGGATCAGAGGAACCAGATCCGCCTGTCATGAACCTCTTGTGGAACCCGCCGGCGACAGCTGTAAGGACTTTACAGATCTAGTTCCATTTTCTCATGTCACAGATGGGGAATCTGAGgccccagcaggagaagggactTGTCCAAGTGGAGCAGGGCTGGTGGGCCTGCTCTTCAGACCAAAGTGCAGCAAGTGGCCAGGGGTCAGACTGCTGGAGCTGGGAGGGCCTTGGCCACCGGCCCCTCCCACCCTCTACATGGGAAACTCGAGAGAAGGGAAGTGACTCACCCAAGGGCCAAGAGGAGCAGCTCTTTCTTGCCCCCTGCCTCCTCACAGAAGCTCCACACTGGAATGGAAGAGGAATGGTATGTGGCAGCAAGGTCAGCCCAGAGAATGGAATCACCGACTTGAAATACAAATAGTCTAAACAAAGGACTGGATAGAAGTCAGTTTCCCTAACACGCTCCTGCCTTCCATGAGCTGCCTTGTTTCTGGAGAGACGGGCCCTGGAAGGGAGTGTAGGAAAAGGCAGCATTAGAATGAACACCAAGGCTGCAGGATGGGGTGGGAGTGGCTCGGGGCTTTCAGACAACCCGCACTTGGCTCAGAAATTCCGTGACTCCCTCTCTGGTGAGGAAGAGCACCTCACCGGTGTTCTGGCTCCAAACTTCAAAATGTGCCGGGTCCTCCAGGGCCCTCTTGCCCGCGATGATCACGAAGGGGTAGCCAAACTTGTTGGCGTCTTTTAGTCTGTTTCCAATGGTCCGATGGGTCCTGTCGTCGAGCAGGACCTCCCCGCGGAGCTGCGGCAAGGCCTCCGTGATGAGGTCGTACAGGTGGTCCATGAGCTCGGCGGCCGCCTCCTCCTTACTGCCCTTCTTCGGGGGGATGAGGCACAGCTGGTAAGGCGCCAGGAGGCCGGGCCAGCGAACGCAGTCCTCCGTAGACAGCACTTCAATGGCAGCGGCCAGTATCCGCGTCACGCCCAGGCCGTAGCAGCCCATCTCAGCCAGGCATGGCCTGCCCTGGGCATCAGTGAACTGGGCATTGAAAATGGAGGAGTACTTGGTGCCCAGGTAAAACGTGTGCCCCACCTCGATGCCTCTGGCCTCGGTCAGTGGGCCCCCGCAGGCCGGGCAGTCAGTCTGCGGCCAGTGCAGTGTCTCCATGTTGGCCGAGAAGCCGCAGCCGGGACAGACGGCAAACCGGTCCTCCCCGATGTCGGCCGGGAGCTGGAACTCGTGAGACGCGGTGCCCCCGATGCTGCCCACGTCCGCCTGGACCCTGACGCACCGCAGCCCCAGCCTGCGGAACAGGCTGCCGTAGGCCTCGCACACCAGGCTGTAGGTGTGCCGGGCGGCCTCCGGGGAGGAGTCGAAGCTGTACATGTCCTTCATGTAAAACTCCCGGCCGCGGAGAAGACCAAAGCGGGGCCTGGGCTCGTCCCGAAACTTCCTTGTCACCTGGTACAGCAGGAACGGGAGCTGCTTGTAGGACACTGTCTTCTGGGAGGCGACCAGGGCTGTGATGGCTTCCTCGTGAGTGGGTCCCAAGCAGTATTCCTTGCCGTGTCTGTCTCTAAGTCTTAGCAGCTCCTTGCCCATGAGGTCCCACCGGTTGGTGGCTCGCCAGAGCTCCCCTGGGCTGAGGCTGGGCATGTTGACCTTCTGCCCCCCGATGGCCCGCATCTCCTGGTCTATCACCCGCTCGAGCTTCTCCATGGCTCGCACGGTGTAAGGCAGGAGGTGGTAACAGCCGGGGCTTGCTGGGTGGATCAGGCCCACGTGCAGCATCAACCGCTGGCTCTTACAGGTCAGGTCGCCAGATGTGCCCTCGAGAGAGAGCACCTGGTCTTCCCGAAGGTTCTGGGGCTGGAACATGCGAGACAGCACCAAGCGCTTCCCTCTCTCGGGGTCACAGTGGTAAAACCTGTGAGGACCGGACCCAGAGAGCTGGTGGCTGCAGGTGGCCAGGACGGGCAGTGCTCTGCATCTTGACAGCAGGCCTTCCATGACACCCGGCCCAGAGAAGCACTTGTGCCTGGAGAGAGACAAGCCGGGCAGAGATAAGCGTTAACGGTGTCCACGCAGCCAGCTCAGTCTGGTCTCCAACACACACTTCTAAGACAGCCACCGACTTTGCAGATGCaaactctttcatttctaattttctagCAGATTTAAGTCCTACCTTtcgtttaaaaaaaggaaatcaatatttttgcattaataaaattttaacagcatACTGTGGAGACACCACTGCATGGGATTGCACAGGCTCTGGAATCAGGCAGCCTGGATTCCTGGAGTGCTTCTTGCTGACTGCACCCTGTGTAGCTCGGGACGCATGACTTAACCCCTCtgtgctcagtttcttcatctgctaaATGGTAATACAACAGGACCTACCTTGTAGGTTTATCGTGGGGATTTAGAAGAGTTATAAAAAGTTAACtgaacagtacctgacacattCTATGAGTACAATCAATGTTTTGCTATTGTTATTACAGAAAActgggaaaaacaaataaattgctGCTGGCCTCATCAATAGCCCTTTCCCTGTTCCAACTGTGCCATGCTCACTCTAAAACACATTGTGCCCCTTGCATACCAGCACCTACTTATCCTCCCAGCCTCGGGATCACCATCCTGTCCTCTAGGATGCCTTCCTTGTCCCACGCCCCCGCCCAGAAGGCCAGCTTCTCCCACAGCAGCCCCTACTGATCACCGATCACTCTCAGAGTGACTGCTCGGGTAGCTGCCTGTCTTCCC
This genomic window contains:
- the PARS2 gene encoding probable proline--tRNA ligase, mitochondrial, whose amino-acid sequence is MEGLLSRCRALPVLATCSHQLSGSGPHRFYHCDPERGKRLVLSRMFQPQNLREDQVLSLEGTSGDLTCKSQRLMLHVGLIHPASPGCYHLLPYTVRAMEKLERVIDQEMRAIGGQKVNMPSLSPGELWRATNRWDLMGKELLRLRDRHGKEYCLGPTHEEAITALVASQKTVSYKQLPFLLYQVTRKFRDEPRPRFGLLRGREFYMKDMYSFDSSPEAARHTYSLVCEAYGSLFRRLGLRCVRVQADVGSIGGTASHEFQLPADIGEDRFAVCPGCGFSANMETLHWPQTDCPACGGPLTEARGIEVGHTFYLGTKYSSIFNAQFTDAQGRPCLAEMGCYGLGVTRILAAAIEVLSTEDCVRWPGLLAPYQLCLIPPKKGSKEEAAAELMDHLYDLITEALPQLRGEVLLDDRTHRTIGNRLKDANKFGYPFVIIAGKRALEDPAHFEVWSQNTGEVLFLTREGVTEFLSQVRVV